One genomic window of Polyangium aurulentum includes the following:
- a CDS encoding S1C family serine protease has translation MTNPAPLSVASLASFRGSVAVVRTTGHTGTVKSRQRWSVAVLLTALAIFAPSAAFADQPSVAPADAEDAAPPAPPPPPRAPARRAPAPPQLPAPPQLPAAHAAHADAPAQLPEVKGAETKKEPSAEERAARGVVVIERAGQVVSLGAVLAGDGRILAALSPLGSGNDLEARLADGSVVRVKLGHHDRTWDLALLVPQSGRWTEGLVASSRDPVRQDAAIRSFTLAKGKPAPMSMVIRGRRNLIGADDAALPNAFELGSRVSPLDLGSPIVDEDGRVVAVLTRGCAPNEGRPCTPVAFGTPINAVRGFLRTVPASAVPPSAWLGIQGIAETGSFAKGVRIQSIHPDSPAAEAKLKGGDASVSDMILAVDGVPVTSPEALAESIRTHAVGEKVPLTVFGQGKYRQVVVALRQAPDPRAAAKAPPAHPAELPTLGDAPHPSPAPRSRAPKR, from the coding sequence ATGACGAATCCCGCCCCCCTCTCCGTCGCCTCTCTCGCCTCCTTTCGTGGATCGGTTGCCGTCGTGCGGACCACGGGTCACACCGGGACCGTGAAGAGCCGTCAACGGTGGTCGGTCGCTGTCCTGCTCACCGCGCTCGCGATCTTCGCCCCGAGCGCCGCGTTCGCCGATCAACCCAGCGTCGCCCCGGCCGACGCCGAGGACGCCGCGCCCCCCGCGCCGCCTCCTCCGCCGCGCGCGCCCGCTCGCCGCGCCCCCGCGCCGCCTCAGCTCCCCGCGCCGCCTCAACTCCCCGCAGCGCACGCAGCGCACGCCGATGCCCCGGCGCAGCTACCGGAAGTCAAGGGCGCCGAGACGAAGAAGGAGCCCTCCGCCGAGGAGCGCGCAGCGCGCGGCGTGGTCGTGATCGAGCGCGCTGGCCAGGTGGTCTCGCTCGGCGCCGTTCTCGCCGGCGACGGCCGCATCCTCGCAGCGCTCTCCCCGCTCGGATCCGGCAACGACCTCGAGGCGCGTCTCGCTGACGGCTCCGTCGTGCGTGTCAAGCTCGGCCATCACGATCGCACGTGGGACCTCGCGCTCCTCGTGCCGCAGTCGGGCCGCTGGACCGAGGGCCTCGTCGCCTCCTCGCGCGATCCCGTTCGTCAAGACGCCGCCATCCGCTCCTTCACGCTCGCGAAGGGCAAGCCCGCCCCGATGAGCATGGTCATCCGCGGCCGCCGCAACCTGATCGGCGCCGACGACGCCGCGCTCCCCAACGCCTTCGAGCTCGGCTCGCGCGTCTCTCCGCTCGATCTCGGCTCGCCGATCGTCGACGAGGACGGGCGCGTCGTTGCCGTCCTCACGCGCGGCTGCGCCCCGAACGAGGGCCGTCCTTGCACCCCCGTCGCGTTCGGCACGCCGATCAACGCCGTTCGCGGGTTCTTGCGCACCGTCCCGGCCAGCGCCGTCCCGCCCTCCGCATGGCTCGGGATCCAGGGCATCGCCGAGACGGGATCCTTCGCCAAGGGCGTCCGCATCCAGTCGATCCACCCCGACAGCCCCGCCGCCGAGGCCAAGCTCAAGGGCGGTGACGCCTCCGTCAGCGACATGATCCTGGCCGTCGATGGGGTCCCGGTGACCTCGCCCGAGGCGCTGGCCGAGTCGATCCGGACGCACGCGGTCGGCGAGAAGGTCCCGCTGACGGTTTTCGGTCAGGGGAAGTACCGTCAGGTCGTCGTGGCGCTCCGCCAGGCGCCGGATCCCCGGGCCGCGGCCAAGGCTCCGCCCGCTCATCCGGCAGAGCTGCCCACGCTCGGCGATGCTCCGCACCCCTCTCCCGCACCGCGCAGCCGAGCACCCAAGCGCTGA
- a CDS encoding Stp1/IreP family PP2C-type Ser/Thr phosphatase, with amino-acid sequence MAQQLRIEVAGETNVGRKRNHNEDNFAIMAEYGLFIVADGMGGHASGEVASKMAVDAMQEFFAQTQEDPERTWPYKMDRTKGYEENRLITGIKLANLRIYETAQRESKKRGMGTTFVGIFTANDGVYIAHVGDSRVYRFRDGKLECLTEDHSLLNDYIKMKRLTAEEIANFPHKNVIVRALGMKETVKVDTRFEVPQVNDTYLLCSDGLSGPVSDPEIADILGRHGDIKTATAKLIERANENGGPDNVTCVLVRWTL; translated from the coding sequence GTGGCCCAACAGCTCCGCATCGAGGTTGCCGGCGAGACGAACGTCGGTCGCAAGCGTAACCACAACGAGGACAACTTCGCGATCATGGCGGAGTACGGCCTCTTCATAGTGGCCGACGGCATGGGTGGACACGCGTCCGGCGAGGTCGCGTCCAAGATGGCCGTCGACGCGATGCAGGAGTTCTTCGCGCAGACGCAAGAAGATCCAGAGCGAACGTGGCCCTACAAGATGGATCGCACCAAGGGCTACGAGGAGAACCGCCTCATCACGGGCATCAAGCTCGCGAACCTGCGCATCTACGAGACCGCGCAGCGCGAGTCGAAGAAGCGCGGCATGGGCACGACGTTCGTCGGAATCTTCACGGCGAACGACGGCGTCTACATCGCGCACGTCGGTGACAGCCGCGTCTACCGCTTCCGCGACGGCAAGCTCGAGTGCCTCACCGAGGACCACTCGCTCTTGAACGACTACATCAAGATGAAGCGCCTCACGGCCGAGGAGATCGCGAACTTCCCGCACAAGAACGTCATCGTTCGCGCGCTCGGGATGAAGGAGACCGTCAAGGTCGACACGCGCTTCGAGGTCCCGCAGGTCAACGACACGTACCTGCTCTGCTCCGACGGCCTCTCTGGTCCGGTGAGCGATCCCGAGATCGCCGACATCCTCGGCAGGCACGGCGACATCAAGACCGCCACGGCCAAGCTCATCGAGCGCGCCAACGAGAACGGCGGACCCGACAACGTCACCTGCGTCCTCGTCCGCTGGACGCTCTGA
- a CDS encoding serine/threonine protein kinase — protein MEIEAGTIVANRYRILRPLGRGGMGEVFAAENMRTGRLVAIKLLHSDAKAKRSAVERFKREARASGVINSDHVTQVLDVEEDQELGIVLVFELLEGESLIERLKRTGPIPFEELWSIIEQVWIGLADAHHAGIIHRDLKPSNVYLERRPDGKTRVKILDFGISKLPKEMEGETLTEMGQSLGTFSFMPPEQIGKAKTVDHRADIYACTTMIYQSLTGQLPYVAKNVLVMVELKAKEEPRRLADAVDGHVDPRLEAFVAKGLARNADGRFQTAVEALAAWRELRPRTSMQEVDSPRASTPIPANPSARSPASMPTSRSQAPVSGPRGTVQLEAATRPDAWRPESRLPVVNEPTSEDDTAATLAMPMARLLHPNAPPQAKAPAWPAPAPSDPRISTLPADLRATTPLQQPQPGMGQPAGNSTRPGPYAQGSGYPNATTSGTYGAPSQGSYGQHGYAEPQQQQGGGLDRTQVYAPQQHGMTPPAQSNPQVSSGSWPHPAPMSMPEQPSGRRWLPLVLGAIAFALIGFAIVGTLLYLTGGH, from the coding sequence TTGGAGATCGAGGCCGGAACCATCGTCGCGAACCGCTATCGCATCCTGCGCCCCCTCGGGCGCGGGGGCATGGGAGAGGTGTTCGCGGCGGAGAACATGCGCACCGGCCGCCTCGTGGCGATCAAGCTGCTGCACTCGGACGCGAAGGCGAAGCGCTCCGCAGTCGAGCGCTTCAAGCGCGAGGCGCGCGCGTCGGGCGTCATCAACAGCGACCACGTGACGCAGGTCCTCGACGTCGAGGAGGACCAGGAGCTCGGCATCGTCCTCGTCTTCGAGCTGCTCGAAGGCGAGAGCCTCATCGAGCGGCTCAAGCGCACCGGGCCCATCCCGTTCGAAGAGCTGTGGTCGATCATCGAGCAGGTGTGGATCGGCCTCGCCGACGCGCACCACGCCGGCATCATCCACCGCGATCTCAAGCCCTCGAACGTCTACCTCGAGCGCAGGCCCGACGGGAAAACCCGCGTGAAGATCCTCGACTTCGGCATCTCGAAGCTGCCGAAGGAGATGGAGGGCGAGACGCTCACCGAGATGGGCCAGAGCCTCGGCACCTTCTCGTTCATGCCGCCCGAGCAGATCGGCAAAGCGAAGACCGTCGACCACCGCGCCGACATCTACGCGTGCACGACGATGATCTACCAGTCGCTCACGGGGCAGCTTCCGTACGTCGCGAAGAACGTGCTGGTGATGGTCGAGCTCAAGGCCAAAGAAGAGCCGCGCCGGCTCGCCGATGCGGTCGACGGGCACGTCGATCCGCGGCTCGAGGCGTTCGTCGCGAAGGGTTTGGCGCGGAACGCAGACGGCCGGTTCCAGACGGCGGTAGAGGCGCTCGCCGCGTGGCGCGAGCTGAGGCCGCGCACGTCGATGCAAGAGGTCGACTCGCCGCGCGCGTCGACGCCGATCCCGGCAAACCCTTCGGCGCGCTCGCCTGCGTCGATGCCCACGTCGCGCTCGCAGGCGCCGGTGAGCGGCCCGCGCGGCACGGTCCAGCTCGAGGCAGCGACGCGCCCCGATGCGTGGAGGCCCGAGTCGAGGTTGCCCGTGGTCAACGAGCCGACGTCGGAGGACGACACGGCTGCGACGCTGGCGATGCCGATGGCGCGCCTGCTTCATCCGAACGCGCCGCCGCAAGCCAAGGCGCCCGCGTGGCCTGCTCCCGCGCCGTCCGATCCGCGCATCTCGACGCTGCCCGCAGACCTGCGCGCGACGACGCCGCTGCAACAGCCGCAGCCGGGGATGGGGCAGCCGGCGGGCAACTCGACGCGCCCTGGACCGTACGCGCAAGGCAGCGGCTATCCGAACGCGACGACCTCGGGCACGTACGGCGCGCCGTCGCAAGGTTCGTACGGACAGCACGGGTACGCCGAGCCGCAGCAGCAGCAGGGCGGAGGGCTCGACAGGACGCAGGTGTACGCGCCGCAGCAGCACGGGATGACGCCGCCCGCGCAGAGCAATCCGCAGGTGAGCTCGGGCTCGTGGCCGCATCCGGCGCCGATGAGCATGCCGGAGCAGCCGTCAGGGCGACGGTGGCTTCCGCTCGTGCTCGGCGCGATCGCGTTTGCCCTGATCGGCTTCGCGATCGTCGGCACCCTGCTCTACCTGACGGGCGGTCACTAG
- the acs gene encoding acetate--CoA ligase, giving the protein MSHDAITSLLKESRKFEPPAEFARKARISSREAYDALYRESLDNPESFWRRETKDLVFRTPWTETLEWNLPHAKWFLGATLNITESCLDRHLSTPVRNKAAIIWEGEYGETRTLTYAQLHRETLLLADALAKLGVEKGDRVAIYMGMVPEVAVAMLACARLGAVHTVIFGGFAADAIRDRVHDSQAKVVITQDGGYRRGNVLELKSTVDKALAQPQAKSVQKTIVLRHLGDKCPVQMTEGRDVWWHDIVDPNGHATREATIVDAEHPLFILYTSGSTGKPKGVLHTTAGYLAGVHVTSKYVFDLQDDDVYWCTADVGWVTGHSYIVYGPLSNGATCLMYEGAPNFPDWGRFWRLIERHRVTILYTAPTAIRAFMRQGDEWPKKSDLSSLRLLGSVGEPINPEAWIWYHQNIGGGRCPVVDTWWQTETGAILMTTVPGASASKPGSTGLPMFGVVPDVVTKEGQSVGANQGGMLVLRKPWPSMMRTVWGDDERFRRTYFSDVEGCYFTGDGARRDEDGYFWVVGRIDDVLNVAGHRIGTAEIESTLVSHPAVAEAAAVGRPDDLKGQALVVFVSLRPGFTAGDALANELGNHVGKEIGKFAKPDNIRFADSLPKTRSGKIMRRLLKDVAAGRETTGDTSTLEDLSVLAKLRTSDE; this is encoded by the coding sequence ATGTCCCACGATGCGATCACCAGCCTGCTGAAAGAGTCGCGGAAGTTCGAGCCGCCGGCCGAGTTCGCCCGCAAGGCGCGCATCTCCTCGCGCGAGGCGTACGACGCCCTCTACCGCGAGAGCCTCGACAACCCCGAGAGTTTCTGGCGACGAGAGACGAAGGACCTCGTCTTCCGCACGCCCTGGACCGAGACCCTCGAGTGGAACTTGCCGCACGCGAAGTGGTTTCTGGGCGCGACGCTCAACATCACCGAGAGCTGTCTCGATCGCCACCTCTCGACGCCCGTGCGCAACAAGGCCGCGATCATCTGGGAGGGCGAGTACGGCGAGACGCGCACGCTCACCTACGCGCAGCTCCACCGCGAGACCCTGCTGCTCGCCGACGCGCTCGCCAAGCTCGGCGTCGAGAAGGGCGACCGCGTCGCGATCTACATGGGCATGGTGCCCGAGGTCGCCGTCGCGATGCTCGCCTGCGCGCGCCTCGGCGCCGTGCACACCGTCATCTTCGGCGGCTTCGCAGCCGACGCGATCCGCGACCGCGTCCACGACAGCCAGGCCAAGGTCGTGATCACGCAGGACGGCGGCTACCGGCGCGGCAACGTGCTCGAGCTGAAGAGCACCGTCGACAAGGCGCTCGCGCAGCCCCAGGCGAAGAGCGTGCAGAAGACCATCGTCCTCCGACACCTCGGCGACAAGTGCCCCGTGCAGATGACCGAAGGCCGCGACGTGTGGTGGCACGACATCGTCGATCCGAACGGTCACGCCACGCGCGAGGCGACGATCGTCGACGCCGAGCACCCGCTCTTCATCCTCTACACGTCGGGCTCGACGGGCAAACCGAAGGGCGTGCTGCACACGACCGCGGGCTACCTCGCGGGCGTGCACGTCACGAGCAAGTACGTCTTCGATCTGCAGGACGACGACGTCTACTGGTGCACGGCCGACGTCGGTTGGGTGACCGGGCACAGCTACATCGTGTACGGCCCGCTCTCGAACGGCGCGACGTGCCTCATGTACGAGGGCGCGCCGAACTTCCCCGACTGGGGCCGCTTCTGGCGCCTCATCGAGCGCCACCGCGTGACCATCCTCTACACGGCGCCGACGGCCATCCGCGCCTTCATGCGCCAGGGCGACGAGTGGCCGAAGAAGAGCGACCTCTCCTCGCTGCGCCTGCTCGGCAGCGTCGGCGAGCCGATCAACCCCGAGGCGTGGATCTGGTACCACCAGAACATCGGCGGCGGACGCTGCCCGGTCGTCGACACGTGGTGGCAGACCGAGACGGGCGCGATCCTGATGACCACCGTGCCCGGCGCCTCAGCGTCGAAGCCCGGCTCCACGGGCCTGCCGATGTTCGGCGTCGTGCCCGACGTGGTGACGAAGGAAGGCCAGAGCGTCGGGGCAAACCAGGGCGGCATGCTCGTCCTGCGCAAGCCCTGGCCGTCGATGATGCGCACGGTCTGGGGCGACGACGAGCGCTTCCGCCGCACGTACTTCAGCGACGTCGAGGGCTGCTACTTCACGGGCGACGGCGCGCGCCGCGACGAGGACGGCTACTTCTGGGTCGTCGGACGCATCGATGACGTGCTCAACGTCGCCGGACACCGCATCGGCACCGCGGAGATCGAGAGCACGCTCGTCTCGCACCCCGCCGTCGCCGAGGCTGCCGCCGTGGGTCGTCCGGACGATCTCAAGGGCCAGGCGCTCGTGGTCTTCGTGTCGCTGCGCCCCGGGTTCACGGCCGGTGACGCGCTGGCGAACGAGCTCGGCAATCACGTGGGCAAGGAGATCGGCAAGTTCGCGAAGCCTGACAACATCCGGTTCGCCGACTCGCTCCCCAAGACCCGCAGCGGCAAGATCATGCGGCGCCTCCTCAAGGACGTCGCTGCGGGCCGCGAGACCACCGGCGACACCTCGACGCTCGAGGACCTGAGCGTCCTCGCCAAGCTGCGCACGAGCGACGAGTAA
- a CDS encoding serine/threonine-protein kinase has product MSAADAPLAESPTQATSLVGRRVGKYEIVRVLGRGGMGTVYEALNTSIGKRVAMKFVDASLSRNKDAVARFQREAQAASAVESAHIVEIFDAGATDDEQPYIVMELLRGEDLGHRIKRCGRLEVAEALPVIAQILRGLHRAHEAGIVHRDLKPDNIFLVERDDESDFVKILDFGISKVRRVGGVPEKTITRQGTVLGTPFYMSPEQAQAQPDVDGRTDLWSLGAILFECLTGRPPHEGHAYEQVIVNICTKDAPDVRLHNPGVPEPIARVIAKALTRDRDARYATAREMLDALGGASGGLVSARSLRAAGHGAAGSSPALESNTPIRVTPGSPGALEPTMEAGKTGPSRVGWSTSGNTSNGRDRRLVLVGAALAAIALAATGLVYVRREAPVAAAPAETAAPQLDVRAPEPPPAETATVTTPVVLPAETQSAPPPEPPPIATAAPSTSKKSSSKGTTKAALVTAPVKPTASPQPTGIAPQLKIKSE; this is encoded by the coding sequence ATGTCCGCTGCCGACGCACCCCTGGCCGAATCTCCGACGCAAGCGACGTCGCTCGTCGGCCGCAGGGTAGGCAAGTACGAGATCGTCCGCGTCCTCGGACGCGGCGGCATGGGCACGGTCTACGAGGCGCTCAACACGAGCATCGGCAAGCGCGTCGCGATGAAGTTCGTCGACGCCTCGCTCAGCCGCAACAAGGACGCCGTCGCGCGCTTCCAGCGCGAAGCCCAGGCCGCGAGCGCGGTCGAGAGCGCCCACATCGTCGAGATCTTCGACGCCGGCGCCACCGACGACGAGCAGCCGTACATCGTCATGGAGCTGCTGCGCGGCGAGGATCTCGGCCACCGCATCAAGCGCTGCGGCCGGCTCGAGGTCGCCGAGGCGCTGCCGGTGATCGCGCAGATCCTCCGCGGCCTGCACCGCGCGCACGAGGCGGGCATCGTTCACCGCGATCTCAAGCCCGACAACATCTTCCTCGTCGAGCGCGACGACGAGAGCGACTTCGTCAAGATCCTCGACTTCGGCATCTCCAAGGTGCGGCGCGTCGGCGGCGTGCCGGAGAAGACGATCACGCGGCAGGGCACCGTGCTCGGCACGCCCTTCTACATGTCGCCCGAGCAAGCGCAGGCGCAGCCCGACGTCGATGGCCGCACCGATCTGTGGTCGCTCGGCGCGATCCTCTTCGAGTGCCTCACCGGACGCCCGCCGCACGAAGGGCACGCGTACGAGCAGGTGATCGTCAACATCTGCACGAAGGACGCGCCCGACGTTCGCCTCCACAACCCCGGCGTCCCCGAGCCCATCGCGCGCGTGATCGCGAAGGCGCTGACGCGCGACAGGGACGCGCGCTACGCGACCGCACGCGAGATGCTCGACGCGCTCGGTGGAGCTTCGGGCGGGCTCGTCTCGGCGCGATCGCTGCGCGCCGCGGGCCATGGTGCCGCGGGATCGTCGCCCGCCCTCGAGAGCAACACGCCCATCCGCGTGACGCCCGGCTCTCCCGGCGCGCTCGAGCCGACCATGGAGGCCGGGAAAACCGGACCCTCCCGCGTCGGCTGGTCGACGAGCGGCAACACGAGCAACGGGCGCGATCGACGCCTGGTCCTCGTGGGCGCCGCGCTCGCGGCCATCGCGCTCGCAGCCACGGGCCTCGTCTACGTGCGCCGCGAAGCGCCCGTCGCTGCCGCTCCGGCAGAGACCGCCGCACCGCAGCTCGATGTGCGCGCTCCCGAGCCGCCTCCCGCAGAGACGGCGACCGTCACGACGCCCGTCGTCCTGCCCGCGGAGACGCAGAGCGCGCCGCCGCCCGAGCCTCCTCCGATCGCGACGGCGGCACCTTCGACGTCGAAGAAGAGCTCCTCGAAGGGAACGACGAAGGCCGCGCTGGTGACGGCTCCCGTGAAGCCGACGGCATCGCCGCAGCCCACCGGCATCGCGCCGCAACTCAAGATCAAGTCGGAGTGA
- the grxC gene encoding glutaredoxin 3, producing the protein MSAQVFIYTTQWCPFCHRAKSLLMRKNVNFREIDVDSRPDLRRWLKETSGQHTVPQVFINNRPVGGFTDISALDQAGELDSLLRQDPPDGLPALPQ; encoded by the coding sequence ATGTCGGCCCAAGTCTTCATCTACACCACGCAGTGGTGCCCGTTCTGCCATCGCGCCAAATCGCTGCTGATGCGCAAAAACGTCAACTTCAGGGAAATCGACGTCGATTCTCGCCCTGACCTGCGCCGCTGGCTCAAGGAAACCTCGGGGCAGCACACGGTGCCGCAGGTGTTCATCAACAACCGCCCGGTCGGCGGGTTCACGGACATCTCGGCGCTCGATCAGGCGGGTGAGCTCGACTCGCTCCTTCGCCAAGACCCGCCCGACGGTCTGCCGGCCCTGCCCCAGTAG
- a CDS encoding ATP-dependent Clp protease ATP-binding subunit gives MADTEGTIHLERYTPDARQIVANAQQLADDRQHAEVSPLHLLARLLERPGVAEVFRRAKAEPNEVMTLAEASLRKQPKASGGVAYVDARLIDLLSRAEREATRDKSPTVGLEHLLHALAQEIRGPAGEILSSFGVGPGAFRPHLAALTEVAKEAPQVAASSSSASAGGGGDGASGGYTRDLVGDARKGRFDPVIGRDAEARRLLQILERRFKNHPLIVGEPGVGKTALIRGLADRIARGDVPSNLAGARLVELDTGALVAGAKLRGEIEQRLKGLVDKLRSVQDAETILVVEDIDSLFGQGVQGAGVGDLLKPLLARSEIRILATTTPEGVRKMNERDAAVLRRFSVVTIEAPSIEQATEVLRGVAAKYEAHHRVRIGESAIASAVTLARRYVSDRALPDTAVDLLDESAARKRVEVDGVPAEVDALSRRVDALKAQISALADDDDKLSVQVRQRLERELAEVEPKAQALRTQVAARRGVVAAVQSIRKELTVANEALAAAQRDKNFAKIGELEHVTLPEIRRRLEAAEQAAQREGASPSSNMVTENDVATTLADWTGIPVAKMLEGEAEKLLKMEERLARRVVGQDEAVRAIARAVRRGRVGLRDPGKPIGSFMFLGPSGVGKTELAKALAEFLFDDEQALTRLDMSEFMERHMAQRLIGAPPGYADSEQGGFLTEAARRRPYSVLLFDEVEKAHADVFNLLLQILDDGRLTDGRGRTADFSNTVVIMTSNIGSKRILESDPKLWSTEDGREAIRDVLFDELKSFFRPEFLNRIDDIVVFKALSKADLRGIVDIQLRRLERLLADREIKVNLDDAAKDLLVELGYEPTLGARPLKRAILKELQNPLAEAILAGGFSPGQVVQVRADGTTFVFSKP, from the coding sequence ATGGCCGACACCGAGGGCACCATCCACCTCGAACGCTACACGCCGGATGCCCGGCAGATCGTCGCGAACGCGCAGCAGCTCGCCGATGATCGACAGCACGCCGAGGTCTCGCCGCTTCACTTGCTCGCCCGCCTCCTCGAGCGCCCGGGCGTCGCCGAGGTCTTCCGGCGCGCGAAGGCCGAGCCGAACGAGGTCATGACCCTCGCCGAGGCAAGCTTGCGCAAGCAGCCGAAGGCGTCCGGAGGGGTCGCGTACGTGGACGCTCGGCTGATCGATCTGCTGAGCCGGGCCGAGCGCGAGGCGACGCGTGACAAGTCGCCCACCGTGGGCCTCGAGCACCTCTTGCACGCGCTCGCGCAGGAGATTCGCGGGCCGGCGGGCGAGATCCTCTCCTCGTTCGGCGTCGGACCGGGCGCGTTCCGGCCGCACCTCGCCGCCCTCACCGAGGTCGCCAAGGAGGCGCCGCAGGTCGCCGCGTCCTCGTCCTCTGCAAGCGCTGGCGGCGGCGGTGATGGGGCTTCGGGCGGTTACACGCGCGACCTCGTCGGCGATGCGCGCAAGGGCCGGTTCGATCCGGTGATCGGGCGCGACGCCGAGGCGCGGCGGCTTCTGCAGATCCTCGAGCGCCGCTTCAAGAATCATCCGCTCATCGTGGGCGAGCCGGGCGTCGGCAAGACGGCGCTCATTCGCGGGCTCGCCGATCGCATCGCGCGCGGAGACGTGCCGAGCAACCTCGCGGGCGCGCGGCTCGTCGAGCTCGACACGGGCGCGCTCGTCGCGGGCGCCAAGCTGCGCGGCGAGATCGAGCAGCGCCTCAAGGGACTCGTCGACAAGCTCCGCAGCGTGCAGGACGCCGAGACGATCCTCGTGGTCGAGGACATCGACTCGCTCTTCGGACAGGGCGTGCAGGGCGCGGGCGTGGGAGACCTGCTCAAGCCGCTGCTCGCGCGCAGCGAGATCCGCATCCTCGCGACCACCACGCCCGAGGGCGTGCGCAAGATGAACGAGCGTGACGCCGCCGTGCTGCGGCGCTTCTCCGTGGTGACCATCGAGGCGCCGAGCATCGAGCAGGCCACGGAGGTCTTGCGCGGCGTGGCGGCCAAGTACGAGGCGCACCACCGCGTCAGGATCGGCGAGAGCGCGATCGCCTCGGCCGTGACGCTCGCCAGGCGCTACGTCTCCGATCGCGCGCTGCCGGATACGGCCGTCGATCTGCTCGACGAGTCCGCGGCGCGAAAGCGCGTCGAGGTCGACGGCGTGCCGGCCGAGGTCGATGCGCTGAGCCGTCGCGTCGACGCGCTCAAGGCGCAGATCTCGGCGCTCGCCGATGACGACGACAAGCTCAGCGTGCAGGTCCGGCAGAGGCTCGAGCGCGAGCTCGCCGAGGTCGAGCCGAAGGCGCAGGCGTTGCGGACGCAGGTCGCGGCGCGCCGTGGCGTGGTCGCGGCCGTGCAGTCGATCCGCAAGGAGCTGACCGTGGCGAACGAGGCGCTCGCGGCCGCGCAGCGCGACAAGAACTTCGCCAAGATCGGCGAGCTCGAGCACGTGACCCTTCCCGAGATCAGGCGTCGCCTCGAGGCCGCCGAGCAGGCCGCGCAGCGCGAGGGCGCCTCTCCCTCGTCGAACATGGTCACCGAGAACGACGTGGCCACGACGCTCGCCGACTGGACGGGCATCCCCGTCGCCAAGATGCTCGAGGGCGAGGCGGAGAAGCTCCTCAAGATGGAGGAGCGCCTCGCGCGCCGCGTGGTCGGTCAAGACGAGGCCGTGCGCGCGATCGCCCGCGCGGTGCGGCGCGGTCGCGTGGGCCTGCGCGATCCGGGCAAGCCCATCGGATCGTTCATGTTCCTCGGGCCGAGCGGCGTCGGGAAGACCGAGCTGGCCAAGGCGCTCGCGGAGTTCCTCTTCGACGACGAGCAGGCGCTCACGCGACTCGACATGAGCGAGTTCATGGAGCGTCACATGGCCCAGCGGCTCATCGGCGCCCCGCCCGGCTACGCCGACAGCGAGCAGGGCGGCTTCCTCACCGAGGCTGCGCGTCGCAGGCCCTACAGCGTGCTGCTCTTCGACGAGGTCGAGAAGGCGCACGCCGACGTGTTCAACCTGCTCCTGCAGATCCTCGACGACGGTCGCCTCACCGACGGCCGCGGCAGGACGGCGGATTTTTCGAACACGGTCGTGATCATGACCTCGAACATCGGCTCGAAGCGGATCCTCGAGAGCGATCCCAAGCTCTGGTCGACCGAGGACGGGCGCGAGGCGATCCGCGACGTGCTCTTCGACGAGCTGAAGAGCTTCTTCCGCCCGGAGTTCTTGAACCGCATCGACGACATCGTCGTCTTCAAGGCGCTCAGCAAGGCGGACCTGCGCGGCATCGTCGACATCCAGCTGCGGCGCCTCGAGCGGCTGCTCGCGGACCGCGAGATCAAGGTGAACCTCGACGACGCGGCCAAGGATCTGCTCGTCGAGCTCGGCTACGAGCCCACCCTCGGCGCGCGCCCGCTCAAGCGCGCGATCTTGAAGGAGCTCCAGAACCCGCTCGCAGAGGCGATCCTCGCCGGCGGATTCTCGCCCGGTCAGGTGGTCCAGGTCCGCGCCGACGGCACGACATTCGTCTTCTCCAAGCCTTGA
- a CDS encoding radical SAM protein, translating to MRAIALGTLCNNACIFCAQGELRANESGPRPVAEEIARIEPGEIVAFQGGEPTLFEELVGWIREADARGARRIIVQTNGRRLAYRAYARALREASPRLALDVSLHGATEPMHDYHTQTPGSFRQTVVGVRHARAEGIETGTTTVITRSNYRHLVEIVALARGAGAGAVHLAGAERHGSATRASDRVLPPHELVRPHLARAVAEAERLGVAWLAGGKASSPEVRERFAGLGEVEAVTARETVDRLARTRLPVVSEALLGS from the coding sequence ATGCGAGCGATCGCGCTCGGCACCCTCTGCAACAACGCGTGCATCTTCTGCGCGCAGGGGGAGCTGCGCGCGAACGAGTCGGGCCCGCGGCCCGTCGCCGAGGAGATCGCGCGCATCGAGCCGGGCGAGATCGTCGCGTTCCAGGGCGGCGAGCCCACGCTGTTCGAGGAGCTCGTCGGCTGGATTCGCGAGGCGGACGCGCGAGGCGCGCGGCGGATCATCGTGCAGACGAACGGTCGACGTCTCGCCTACCGCGCCTACGCGCGCGCCCTTCGCGAGGCTTCGCCGCGGCTTGCGCTCGACGTCTCGCTGCACGGCGCGACGGAGCCGATGCACGACTACCACACGCAGACGCCGGGGAGCTTTCGGCAGACGGTCGTCGGCGTGCGGCATGCGCGTGCCGAGGGCATCGAGACTGGCACGACGACGGTGATCACGCGTTCGAACTACCGCCACCTCGTCGAGATCGTCGCGCTCGCGCGCGGAGCGGGCGCGGGAGCGGTGCACCTCGCGGGGGCGGAGCGACACGGATCGGCCACGCGCGCTTCGGACCGCGTGCTCCCGCCGCACGAGCTGGTGCGCCCTCATCTGGCGCGCGCGGTGGCCGAGGCCGAGCGGCTCGGCGTCGCGTGGCTCGCGGGGGGCAAGGCGAGCTCGCCCGAGGTGCGCGAGCGCTTTGCGGGCCTCGGCGAGGTCGAGGCCGTGACCGCACGAGAGACGGTAGATCGACTGGCCCGCACGCGGCTGCCCGTCGTTTCTGAGGCATTGCTTGGGAGCTGA